From Pantoea sp. Ep11b, the proteins below share one genomic window:
- the lldD gene encoding FMN-dependent L-lactate dehydrogenase LldD, producing MIISAASDYRAAAQRILPPFLFHYLDGGAYAEHTLRRNVEDLSDVALRQRILKNMSELSLETRLFNETLSMPVALAPVGLCGMYARRGEVQAARAADRKGIPFTLSTVSVCPIEEVAPQISRPMWFQLYVLRDRGFMRNALERAKAAGCSTLVFTVDMPTPGARYRDAHSGMSGQHAALRRYWQAVTHPQWALDVGLQGRPHDLGNISTYLGKPTGLEDYIGWLANNFDPSISWRDLEWIREFWEGPMVIKGILDPEDARDAVRFGADGIVVSNHGGRQLDGVLSSARALPAIADAVKGDITILADSGIRNGLDVVRMIALGADSVLLGRAFIYALATHGQRGVENLLNLIEKEMRVAMTLTGAKSIGEITRDSLVQAEALLSPQLAPSRPRAVS from the coding sequence ATACCCTGCGCCGCAACGTGGAGGATCTTTCGGATGTGGCGCTGCGCCAGCGTATTCTGAAAAACATGTCGGAGCTGAGCCTGGAAACCAGGCTCTTCAACGAAACGCTGTCGATGCCGGTTGCGCTGGCGCCGGTCGGCCTGTGCGGCATGTATGCCCGCCGCGGTGAAGTACAGGCGGCGCGTGCGGCCGATCGCAAAGGCATTCCTTTCACCCTGTCGACGGTTTCGGTCTGCCCGATTGAAGAGGTCGCGCCGCAGATCTCGCGGCCGATGTGGTTTCAGCTCTATGTGCTGCGTGACCGGGGTTTTATGCGCAATGCGCTGGAGCGCGCCAAAGCCGCCGGTTGCTCGACGCTGGTGTTTACCGTCGATATGCCGACGCCGGGCGCGCGTTACCGCGATGCCCACTCCGGGATGAGCGGTCAGCACGCGGCGCTGCGGCGTTACTGGCAGGCGGTGACGCATCCACAGTGGGCGCTGGATGTCGGGCTGCAGGGGCGTCCTCACGATCTGGGGAACATCTCCACTTATCTCGGCAAGCCCACCGGGCTGGAAGATTATATCGGCTGGCTGGCAAACAACTTCGATCCCTCTATCTCCTGGCGCGATCTGGAGTGGATACGCGAGTTCTGGGAGGGCCCGATGGTTATTAAAGGCATTCTCGACCCGGAAGATGCGCGGGATGCGGTGCGATTCGGTGCCGATGGCATTGTGGTTTCGAATCATGGCGGACGCCAGCTGGACGGTGTGCTCTCTTCGGCGCGTGCGCTGCCGGCGATTGCCGACGCGGTCAAAGGTGATATCACGATTCTGGCGGACAGCGGCATCCGCAACGGACTTGATGTGGTGCGGATGATCGCGCTGGGTGCGGACAGCGTGCTGCTGGGGCGGGCCTTTATCTATGCGCTGGCGACCCACGGTCAGCGCGGCGTGGAGAACCTGCTGAACCTGATTGAGAAGGAGATGCGTGTCGCCATGACGCTTACCGGTGCCAAATCGATCGGCGAAATCACCCGCGACTCGCTGGTGCAGGCGGAGGCTTTGCTGAGCCCGCAGCTCGCGCCTTCCCGTCCCCGCGCCGTGAGTTGA
- a CDS encoding OsmC family protein, translating to MTIHKKGSAHWEGDIKGKGTVSTESGVLSQQPYGFNTRFEGGKGTNPEELIGAAHAACFSMALSLMLGNEGHTPQSIDTTADVSLDKKGDGFAITKVALTSTVSLPGIDESAFDEIINKAKAGCPVSQLLNAEITLDYTLNN from the coding sequence ATGACCATTCATAAGAAAGGCTCGGCGCATTGGGAAGGCGACATCAAAGGTAAAGGCACGGTCAGCACCGAGAGCGGTGTGCTGAGCCAGCAACCCTATGGTTTCAACACCCGTTTCGAAGGTGGCAAAGGCACCAACCCGGAAGAGCTGATCGGTGCAGCGCATGCGGCCTGCTTCTCAATGGCCCTGTCGCTGATGCTGGGTAATGAAGGCCACACGCCGCAGAGCATCGACACCACGGCTGACGTGTCACTGGATAAGAAAGGCGACGGCTTTGCCATCACTAAAGTGGCGCTGACCAGTACTGTCTCTCTGCCCGGTATTGATGAGTCCGCCTTTGATGAGATCATCAATAAAGCCAAAGCGGGCTGCCCGGTTTCTCAGTTGCTGAACGCGGAAATTACGCTGGATTACACTCTGAACAATTGA
- a CDS encoding CPBP family intramembrane glutamic endopeptidase, whose amino-acid sequence MNTNSDRVTLTLFYVGSFVVYYLVTMLITLFPNYSVLRNDGLLVPVLCLFEFAVIYPLYRFYCQRRSDLPLGELCTLQTLLFTGALFVLMAAQMQFMQPEGWLVMQAQQGRNSLLILLLTAVLLAPVFEEVLFRGFLLQGFLLWAPRSRFACMLLTSLLFAVMHTQYVHWQTLLALTLFSLLLCYARLRSNSLALPIFLHTLNNLIALLPAWYFAG is encoded by the coding sequence ATGAACACCAATTCCGACAGAGTGACCCTGACGCTGTTCTACGTCGGCAGCTTTGTGGTCTATTACCTGGTTACCATGCTGATCACGCTGTTCCCCAACTACAGCGTGCTGCGTAATGACGGCCTGCTGGTGCCGGTACTCTGCCTGTTTGAATTTGCGGTCATCTATCCGCTCTATCGCTTCTACTGCCAGCGCCGCTCCGATTTGCCGCTGGGTGAGCTCTGCACGCTGCAAACGTTGCTGTTTACGGGTGCGCTGTTTGTTCTGATGGCGGCACAGATGCAGTTCATGCAGCCGGAAGGGTGGCTGGTGATGCAGGCCCAGCAGGGTCGTAATTCGCTACTGATCCTGCTGCTGACTGCCGTGCTGCTGGCCCCGGTGTTTGAAGAGGTCCTGTTTCGCGGTTTTCTGTTGCAGGGTTTCCTGCTGTGGGCCCCCCGCAGCCGCTTCGCCTGTATGCTGCTGACCTCCCTGCTGTTTGCGGTGATGCATACCCAGTATGTGCACTGGCAGACGCTGCTTGCCCTGACGCTCTTTTCGCTGCTGCTCTGCTATGCCCGGCTGCGGAGTAACAGTCTGGCGCTGCCTATTTTCCTGCACACGCTGAATAACCTGATCGCGCTGCTGCCCGCCTGGTATTTTGCCGGTTAA